CGCGCCTCAGGCGTTTCGCAGCGTACTCGCCGAACGATTGCTTCGAATCCTCGTCATCCTGTTCGTCCAAGCGCGACAGTAGCGCTTCGATCAGGTCGGGAAATCCCTTGGCCTGCAGATGTTCATAGACGTCGACAATCGGGGCTTGAGCCTCGCCGCGGCGACGGTCAACCATTTGGATGACCGACTTGGTGGCGATGCCGGCGTCCGATTCGAGCTTCAACAATCGACCGTGTTGTACGTCGTAGTCGCGCGCCTCGCCCGCGGCCTGGCGGAGGCGGCGCAACAGTTTTTCGATTTGCTTCGCTTTCCGTCGCGGCAGGCAGGCTTTGAACAGCCGTAAGGCCGCATGTGCCCGGCGTGAGGAAACGCGCAGTTGATGCACGTGCTCCGGATCCTGATTCGCTTCCGTCGCGGCGGCCGGCAACCGCTCCCACACGGCGTGCAAACGCAACTCCAACACGCGTTGGGCGGCGGCCTTCACGGGTTGGTCGGCCGCGAGTCCCTCGATCCATTTGGAGTTGGCGGAATGTACGCTCATAAGTGACGGCGAACCCAAAGATGCTGAGCAGATCTCCTCCATCCATAGTACGCCCGAGGGGGACGCATCGCCAGCAAATCCGGCTCGCGACGGCCGCCTATACGGTTTTGGCTGGTGCGCGACCATGCGTGAAAGGAATCATCGGCAGGGCCTATTCGTGTTGAGGCCGCCTGCGCGTTAAGATGCCTCGGTGTGACTGGCGGCCCCCTTTTCCGGCAACTTGTCGGTGCGCCCGATGTTTGCCCTGCACGAAATCTCGCGGCGCGGAATGCTCCAGGCGG
The nucleotide sequence above comes from Planctomycetia bacterium. Encoded proteins:
- a CDS encoding CHAD domain-containing protein — encoded protein: MSVHSANSKWIEGLAADQPVKAAAQRVLELRLHAVWERLPAAATEANQDPEHVHQLRVSSRRAHAALRLFKACLPRRKAKQIEKLLRRLRQAAGEARDYDVQHGRLLKLESDAGIATKSVIQMVDRRRGEAQAPIVDVYEHLQAKGFPDLIEALLSRLDEQDDEDSKQSFGEYAAKRLRRATTRFFNAEAHGNDAYATLHQFRIRAKELRYTLEVVAPVWGETVRREIYPMIEDLQERLGEIVDSHVAIDLYKQWNRKARCDGSRCALRSLIAYQRTQLVAQRAAFDSHWTLERSANLRSQIQKLVGA